A genomic segment from Polyangium mundeleinium encodes:
- a CDS encoding PAS domain-containing protein has protein sequence MSDQGATTYRAFLESQARDLALVIAGDATTEVACLGKATTAEVAAWSEALVSATIDALLGDDAAAERVTAAALGLGRRGAPADEVHHALSKARRHFQRVLRAWIASGGDAATHADALDRLLAVFDEATYALARCAVSATAAVRCDGDARFRSLMNAVKSVVMLIGEDGTILEWNTEAERVYGWSREEILGKNYLEMFVLPEAWAEVAADMRKVLGGEETRGFENPVASRDGAVHILQWNVGRLLDGEGRPTAVVASGHDITEQKRDREARERSEAILQAVISNAPIFLFVKDIEGRYTLTNRGFDEGLGFEPGCAVGKLDADVFPPDVVARNRADDRRVFDGGVPVQLEVEIPTKNGPRIFLGSKFPLFDAQGKPYAVCAIGSDVTDLRRAEAEQATFQDRLIAAQRETLRELSTPLLPIAPGVVLMPLVGAIDEGRAALVLEALLQGVVAHRADVAILDITGVRTVDTGVALGLVQAAQAAGLLGAEVVLTGVRPAAARTLVEIGIDMRGIKTMSSLEQGVAHAMGRSGRHARPKAPAR, from the coding sequence ATGAGCGACCAGGGGGCGACCACGTATCGCGCGTTTCTCGAAAGCCAGGCGCGCGACTTGGCGCTGGTGATTGCCGGCGACGCCACGACCGAGGTCGCGTGCCTCGGCAAGGCGACGACGGCGGAGGTCGCTGCGTGGTCCGAGGCCCTCGTGAGCGCGACGATCGACGCGCTCCTCGGAGACGATGCGGCCGCCGAGCGCGTCACGGCGGCCGCGCTCGGCCTCGGGCGTCGCGGCGCGCCCGCCGACGAGGTGCACCACGCGCTCTCCAAGGCCCGCCGCCATTTCCAGCGCGTGCTCCGCGCGTGGATTGCATCCGGGGGCGACGCCGCGACCCACGCCGACGCGCTCGACAGGTTGCTCGCCGTCTTCGACGAAGCGACGTACGCGCTCGCGCGGTGCGCCGTCTCCGCCACCGCTGCCGTTCGCTGCGATGGCGACGCGCGTTTTCGTAGCCTGATGAACGCCGTCAAGAGCGTCGTGATGCTCATTGGCGAGGACGGCACCATTCTCGAATGGAACACCGAGGCCGAGCGCGTCTACGGGTGGTCGAGGGAGGAGATCCTCGGGAAAAACTACCTCGAAATGTTCGTGCTGCCCGAGGCGTGGGCTGAAGTCGCGGCCGACATGCGCAAGGTGCTCGGGGGCGAGGAGACGCGCGGCTTCGAGAACCCGGTCGCGTCGCGGGACGGGGCTGTACATATCCTGCAATGGAACGTCGGGCGTCTGCTCGACGGCGAGGGACGACCGACCGCGGTCGTGGCCAGCGGCCATGACATCACCGAGCAGAAACGGGACCGCGAGGCGCGCGAGCGGAGCGAGGCGATCCTCCAAGCGGTCATCTCCAACGCGCCCATCTTCCTCTTCGTCAAGGACATCGAGGGACGTTATACCTTGACGAACCGCGGCTTCGACGAAGGGTTGGGCTTTGAACCGGGCTGCGCCGTGGGCAAATTGGACGCCGATGTCTTTCCGCCTGACGTCGTCGCGAGGAATCGCGCGGATGACCGGCGCGTCTTCGACGGGGGCGTGCCGGTCCAGCTCGAAGTGGAGATTCCCACAAAAAACGGCCCGCGCATCTTTCTCGGGTCGAAGTTCCCGCTGTTCGACGCGCAGGGCAAACCTTATGCGGTTTGCGCCATTGGCTCCGACGTCACCGACCTCCGGCGTGCCGAGGCGGAGCAGGCGACGTTCCAGGACCGGCTCATTGCGGCGCAACGCGAAACCTTGCGCGAGCTGTCGACGCCGCTCTTGCCGATTGCCCCGGGCGTCGTGCTCATGCCGCTCGTCGGCGCCATCGACGAAGGACGGGCGGCGCTCGTGCTCGAGGCGTTGCTCCAGGGCGTCGTCGCGCATCGCGCCGACGTCGCGATCCTCGACATCACCGGCGTTCGCACGGTGGACACGGGCGTCGCGCTCGGCCTCGTGCAGGCGGCGCAGGCGGCGGGATTGCTCGGCGCGGAGGTGGTCCTGACGGGCGTGCGCCCCGCGGCGGCGCGAACGCTCGTGGAAATCGGGATCGACATGCGCGGCATCAAAACGATGAGCAGCCTGGAACAAGGCGTCGCGCACGCCATGGGGCGTTCAGGCCGCCACGCCCGCCCGAAGGCGCCGGCGCGGTAG
- a CDS encoding golvesin C-terminal-like domain-containing protein, whose amino-acid sequence MRRLLCLLMFAPVLSASVMLSGCSGEEGSGEGDATLIPGEAAGSPTAGMHPYQLHFDAAAKEFSVPASLLVAIGYAETQLYHVPGDTSEFDGIPAAYGVMALRGDALAKGASLVGMSEEEVQSEPEANIRAAAALLDAQAKELGFDRADIGAWAPAVAAYFNHPSLDAQAHFVHDEVYRHLREGIAAPEDSGIDEILAANPEATPKFPKPQFVGKPGPANAVYSGSVWRAAPSSNYTSGRGGKKAELLVIHTCAGTYSGCWGWLTTPYPTNPNKTSAHYVVNESGSEISALVDEVNTAHHVGASWNGLPTNPRSVGIEHGGYPYTSANPWKEGQIAASAKLSCDIVKRQNIIRDRQHIIGHYQPDPVNRANDPGTGFPWADYMNRINTCVDGGGGGGSTTITVDSNNANNNSAVARIVAPSANWTSSTNVSGYYGTGYYAAPTAAISDGATFEFYLAAAGSKQVYAWWTSASDRSTTTPFVMFNASGTNLGTVSKNQQTGGGAWQLLGTYNFTAGWNKVVVSRWTTTGYQVIADAVQIR is encoded by the coding sequence CCACGCTGATTCCCGGTGAAGCGGCCGGTAGCCCTACCGCTGGGATGCACCCTTATCAGCTCCATTTCGACGCCGCCGCGAAGGAGTTCTCCGTACCCGCCTCGCTCCTCGTGGCGATCGGATACGCCGAGACGCAGCTCTATCATGTGCCCGGTGATACCTCCGAATTCGATGGTATCCCGGCTGCGTATGGCGTGATGGCTCTGCGCGGCGATGCGCTCGCGAAAGGCGCGTCGCTCGTGGGCATGAGCGAGGAGGAGGTCCAATCGGAGCCCGAGGCCAACATTCGCGCGGCGGCGGCGCTGCTCGACGCGCAGGCAAAGGAGCTCGGCTTCGACCGCGCGGACATCGGCGCGTGGGCGCCCGCGGTGGCGGCGTACTTCAACCATCCGAGCCTCGACGCACAGGCGCATTTCGTCCATGACGAGGTCTACCGCCACCTGCGCGAGGGCATCGCGGCGCCCGAGGACAGCGGGATCGACGAGATCCTGGCGGCGAACCCCGAGGCCACGCCGAAGTTCCCGAAGCCCCAGTTCGTGGGCAAGCCCGGGCCCGCGAACGCCGTGTATTCCGGCTCCGTCTGGCGTGCGGCGCCGTCGTCGAACTACACGTCGGGCCGCGGCGGGAAAAAGGCCGAGCTGCTCGTCATCCACACCTGCGCCGGCACGTATTCGGGGTGCTGGGGCTGGCTGACAACGCCGTACCCGACGAACCCCAACAAGACGAGCGCGCATTACGTCGTCAACGAGAGCGGCAGCGAGATCTCGGCGCTCGTCGACGAGGTGAACACGGCGCACCACGTCGGCGCGTCGTGGAATGGCCTGCCCACGAACCCGCGCTCGGTCGGCATCGAGCATGGCGGGTATCCGTACACCAGCGCGAACCCGTGGAAAGAGGGGCAGATCGCGGCCTCGGCCAAGCTCTCCTGCGATATCGTGAAGCGGCAGAACATCATCCGCGACCGGCAGCACATCATCGGCCATTACCAGCCGGATCCGGTGAACCGCGCGAACGACCCGGGGACCGGTTTCCCCTGGGCCGATTACATGAACCGCATCAACACCTGCGTCGATGGCGGCGGTGGCGGCGGCAGCACGACCATCACGGTCGACAGCAACAATGCGAACAACAACAGCGCGGTGGCGCGCATCGTGGCGCCCTCGGCGAACTGGACATCGTCCACGAACGTGTCCGGGTATTACGGCACGGGGTATTATGCCGCGCCCACGGCGGCGATCTCCGACGGCGCGACGTTCGAGTTCTACCTGGCCGCGGCGGGCTCGAAGCAGGTCTACGCGTGGTGGACCTCGGCCTCCGACCGGTCGACGACGACGCCCTTCGTCATGTTCAACGCGAGCGGCACGAACCTCGGCACCGTGAGCAAGAACCAGCAGACGGGCGGCGGCGCGTGGCAGCTCCTCGGCACGTACAACTTCACGGCCGGCTGGAACAAGGTCGTCGTCTCGCGCTGGACGACGACCGGCTATCAGGTCATCGCTGACGCCGTGCAGATCCGCTGA
- a CDS encoding glutathione peroxidase — translation MASPLERIPVNTIDGRPSSLGAYSGKVRLVVNVASRCGLTPQYTALEALYRKYKDQGLEVLAFPANEFGAQEPGTDAEIQSFCSTSYDVTFPLFSKIVVKGEGQHPLYGALTSAKPEARALPGSDFRARLVGYGIDPGAPHEILWNFEKFLVDRNGEVVDRFSPDVPPDADLLVAAIERALAQT, via the coding sequence ATGGCATCTCCCCTCGAACGGATCCCCGTCAACACCATCGATGGCCGTCCCTCCTCGCTTGGCGCGTACAGCGGCAAAGTTCGCCTCGTCGTCAACGTCGCCTCGCGGTGCGGGCTCACGCCTCAGTACACGGCGCTCGAGGCCCTCTATCGCAAGTACAAGGACCAGGGGTTGGAGGTCCTCGCCTTCCCTGCGAACGAGTTCGGCGCGCAGGAGCCCGGGACCGACGCGGAGATCCAGTCGTTTTGCTCCACCTCGTACGACGTCACCTTCCCGCTCTTCTCCAAGATCGTCGTCAAGGGCGAGGGCCAGCACCCGCTCTATGGCGCGCTCACGTCGGCCAAGCCCGAGGCGCGCGCGCTCCCTGGCAGTGATTTCCGGGCGCGGCTCGTCGGCTACGGCATCGACCCGGGTGCGCCGCACGAGATCCTCTGGAACTTCGAGAAATTCCTCGTCGATCGCAACGGCGAGGTCGTCGACCGGTTCTCGCCCGACGTCCCGCCCGATGCCGACCTCCTCGTGGCCGCGATCGAGCGCGCGCTCGCGCAGACCTGA
- a CDS encoding TetR/AcrR family transcriptional regulator, which yields MGRPRKFEVEQVLEAARDQFWEKGYAATSLDDLMRATGLGKGSLYAAFGDKHQLFLAVLDAYAAWRLDAMRAALGGDAPAIDRLRGLFRMDLPAPETAAVCDRGCLLVNSASELASHDPEVRQRARETFGALEDLLVGLVAEARDAGDLPPDTDACEVGRLLLAVLQGMEFLAKTGMEREALGRIGEAAVARLLGAAPARRQRRRPP from the coding sequence ATGGGTCGTCCACGTAAGTTCGAGGTGGAACAGGTGCTCGAGGCCGCGCGGGACCAGTTCTGGGAGAAGGGGTACGCGGCGACGTCGCTCGACGACCTGATGCGGGCGACGGGGCTCGGAAAAGGCAGTCTTTACGCGGCATTCGGCGACAAGCACCAGCTCTTCCTCGCCGTGCTCGACGCCTACGCCGCCTGGCGCCTCGACGCCATGCGCGCCGCGCTCGGCGGCGACGCGCCCGCGATCGACCGCCTTCGTGGCCTCTTCCGGATGGACCTTCCGGCCCCCGAAACAGCCGCCGTCTGCGACCGGGGGTGTTTGCTGGTCAACAGCGCCTCGGAGCTCGCGTCCCACGACCCCGAGGTGCGCCAGCGGGCACGGGAGACGTTCGGCGCGCTCGAAGACCTACTCGTCGGGCTGGTGGCGGAGGCGCGCGACGCGGGGGATCTGCCGCCGGACACGGACGCGTGCGAAGTCGGCCGGCTGCTGCTCGCGGTCCTGCAAGGAATGGAGTTTCTCGCCAAGACGGGGATGGAACGCGAGGCGCTCGGACGAATCGGCGAGGCGGCCGTGGCGAGGCTGCTCGGCGCTGCCCCGGCGCGGCGTCAGCGCCGTCGACCACCCTGA
- a CDS encoding PAS domain-containing protein, whose protein sequence is MLKDTPSSGSSSHLAEGPWSALDALTDPVALVDARGGIRYANLAWYRLAGDSEPGRRSRELTAGTAPAAMLDMHETDREAMRVGIGEVIAGSRARFDLELGTSHAANEAQRWFSLVVTPCQVDPEGGALVHLREVTAHKKTESALRASEEGLLWAQQIGNMGNWDWDIPTGGLTWSDQIFRIFGYEPRTFDVSYQAFIGTIHPDDRAMVIEAVNKTVNERAPYSIEHRIVLPTGGIRVVHEQGKVFYSESGTPLRMLGTVQDITERRQSADIIRLQAGRLEQELAAREQAEQARAALQDEVIRVQRALLEELSTPLIPIREDIMVMPLIGVVDARRADQMLETVLHAAVGKQTRVVIIDITGVKQVDAHVANTILRTAQALGLVGADVVLTGIRSDVARTLVELDVSLASLVVRGTLASGIAYATGQGGRRR, encoded by the coding sequence ATGCTGAAGGACACGCCGTCGTCCGGGAGTTCGTCCCATTTGGCCGAGGGGCCGTGGTCTGCGCTCGATGCGCTCACGGATCCGGTTGCGCTCGTCGACGCGCGCGGGGGAATTCGGTACGCCAATCTCGCATGGTATCGGCTCGCCGGCGACAGCGAGCCGGGGCGACGGAGCCGTGAGCTCACCGCAGGTACGGCGCCCGCAGCCATGCTCGACATGCACGAGACGGACCGAGAGGCGATGCGCGTCGGCATCGGCGAGGTGATCGCGGGCAGCCGCGCGCGCTTCGACCTGGAGCTCGGGACGAGCCACGCTGCGAACGAGGCGCAGCGATGGTTTTCGCTCGTCGTGACGCCGTGCCAGGTCGACCCGGAGGGCGGGGCGCTCGTCCATCTTCGCGAGGTGACGGCGCACAAAAAGACGGAAAGCGCGCTCCGCGCGAGTGAAGAAGGTCTGCTATGGGCGCAGCAGATCGGGAACATGGGCAATTGGGATTGGGACATTCCCACGGGGGGCTTGACCTGGTCCGACCAGATCTTCCGCATCTTTGGTTACGAGCCGCGCACATTCGACGTCAGCTATCAGGCGTTCATCGGCACGATTCATCCCGACGATCGGGCCATGGTCATCGAGGCCGTGAACAAGACCGTGAACGAGCGCGCCCCTTACAGCATCGAGCACCGCATCGTGCTGCCGACGGGCGGGATCCGCGTCGTCCACGAGCAAGGCAAGGTCTTTTACAGCGAATCGGGCACGCCGCTGCGGATGCTCGGCACCGTGCAGGACATCACGGAGCGCAGACAGTCCGCGGATATCATTCGCCTCCAGGCGGGGCGCCTCGAGCAAGAGCTCGCGGCGCGCGAGCAGGCCGAGCAAGCGCGTGCTGCCCTGCAGGACGAGGTGATCCGCGTGCAGCGCGCGCTCCTCGAAGAGCTGTCCACGCCCCTCATCCCCATCCGCGAGGACATCATGGTCATGCCGCTCATCGGCGTCGTCGACGCAAGGCGCGCCGACCAGATGCTGGAGACGGTGCTGCATGCGGCCGTGGGCAAGCAGACGCGGGTCGTGATCATCGATATCACCGGCGTCAAACAGGTGGATGCCCACGTCGCCAATACGATCCTGCGCACGGCGCAGGCGCTCGGGCTCGTCGGTGCGGACGTCGTGCTGACGGGCATCCGGTCGGATGTCGCGCGAACCCTGGTCGAGCTCGATGTCTCCCTCGCGTCGCTGGTCGTTCGCGGCACGCTGGCGAGCGGCATCGCCTACGCCACCGGTCAGGGTGGTCGACGGCGCTGA
- a CDS encoding SDR family NAD(P)-dependent oxidoreductase, which produces MMHPAFLPGAVAVVTGGASGIGLAAAKKLASLGLRVCIADLGADRLARSREAVVAVAKGGDADVMASETDVSRVEALVALEAAVTARFGGTNVLLNNAGIGPRSTVLGPAESWARTIDVNLWGVIHGTQVFVPRMIEQGRPGLVINTGSKQGITTPPGNPAYNVSKAGVKAFTEALQHELRNTPGCQVSAHLLIPGFVFTELTASGRTDKPAGAWTPEQTIDFMMERLAANDFYILCPDNEVPRSLDERRILWAAGDIVENRPPLSRWHPDYAEAFKAFASQQK; this is translated from the coding sequence ATGATGCACCCCGCTTTCCTTCCGGGCGCCGTTGCCGTCGTCACGGGCGGCGCCTCGGGTATCGGGCTCGCGGCCGCGAAGAAACTCGCATCGCTCGGCCTTCGTGTTTGCATCGCCGACCTCGGCGCAGATCGGCTCGCACGGTCGCGTGAGGCGGTCGTGGCCGTGGCGAAAGGCGGCGACGCCGACGTGATGGCCTCCGAGACCGACGTCAGCCGCGTGGAGGCGCTCGTCGCGCTCGAAGCCGCCGTCACCGCGCGGTTTGGCGGAACGAACGTCCTCTTGAACAACGCCGGCATCGGCCCTCGAAGCACCGTGCTCGGACCCGCGGAGAGCTGGGCGCGCACGATCGACGTGAACCTCTGGGGCGTCATCCACGGCACGCAGGTCTTCGTGCCTCGGATGATCGAGCAAGGGCGGCCCGGCCTCGTGATCAACACCGGCTCGAAACAAGGCATCACCACGCCGCCCGGCAACCCGGCATACAATGTCTCGAAGGCTGGCGTGAAGGCATTCACCGAGGCGCTTCAGCATGAGCTTCGCAACACCCCGGGTTGCCAGGTCAGCGCGCACCTGCTCATTCCGGGATTCGTCTTCACGGAGCTCACCGCGTCCGGCCGTACCGACAAACCGGCGGGGGCGTGGACGCCGGAGCAGACGATCGACTTCATGATGGAGCGTCTGGCCGCGAATGATTTCTACATTCTCTGCCCTGACAACGAGGTCCCGCGCTCCCTCGACGAGCGCCGGATTCTCTGGGCGGCCGGCGACATCGTCGAGAACCGCCCGCCGCTCTCGCGGTGGCACCCCGACTACGCCGAGGCATTCAAGGCGTTCGCGTCGCAGCAGAAATAG
- a CDS encoding SDR family oxidoreductase encodes MGALEGKVAVVTGGSTGIGFAAAKRFASEGARVFITGRRQAELDAAVAAIGSSAIGVRADSSNLADLDRLYDVVREQAGRIDVVFANAGGGEFLPLGAITEEHYDRTFNTNVKGVLFTVQKALPLLVDGGSIILNASTTSTMGTESFSVYSATKAAVRNFARSWILDLKARRIRVNVISPGPIKTPGLASLAPTEEQAKALLQGLATTIPLGRLGDPDEVGKAAVFLASDASSFVNGAELFVDGGYAQI; translated from the coding sequence ATGGGTGCACTCGAAGGAAAAGTTGCCGTCGTCACGGGCGGGAGCACGGGCATCGGATTCGCCGCGGCCAAACGGTTCGCCTCGGAAGGCGCGCGCGTTTTCATCACGGGCCGGCGCCAGGCCGAGCTCGACGCCGCCGTCGCGGCGATCGGGAGCAGCGCCATCGGCGTCCGCGCCGATTCGTCGAACCTCGCGGATCTCGACCGCCTCTATGACGTCGTCCGCGAGCAGGCGGGCCGCATCGACGTCGTGTTCGCGAATGCCGGTGGTGGAGAGTTCCTCCCGCTCGGCGCGATCACCGAGGAGCATTACGACAGGACCTTCAACACGAACGTGAAGGGCGTGCTCTTCACGGTGCAGAAGGCATTGCCTCTTCTGGTCGACGGCGGCTCGATCATCCTGAACGCCTCGACCACGTCGACGATGGGCACCGAGTCCTTCAGCGTGTACAGCGCGACCAAAGCGGCCGTGCGAAATTTCGCACGAAGCTGGATTCTCGACCTCAAGGCGCGCCGCATTCGCGTGAACGTGATCAGCCCCGGACCCATCAAGACCCCGGGCCTCGCTTCGCTCGCGCCGACAGAGGAGCAGGCAAAGGCGCTTCTTCAGGGCCTCGCCACCACGATTCCCCTCGGCCGGCTCGGTGATCCGGACGAAGTCGGCAAGGCCGCCGTGTTCCTCGCCTCCGACGCGAGCAGCTTCGTCAACGGCGCCGAGCTCTTCGTCGACGGCGGGTACGCGCAGATCTGA
- a CDS encoding PhoX family protein has protein sequence MRQKTGHWEQRHFQALGTAGALIAVAFVACQGDGEGPDRTAATARVLDGRPLSSVVGFTFADNLGTGAADLGQYVRTRVDQVARGTLPKGVEFPLPNTSTDNVRAIAGLSPNIVVSWFDPLTFDRSPAAPRFGTNNDYIAFFGDRWNDVPGDAPQWHGSGTSAWMWVNHESISNEAPTWTTAPTGQHLTLAKYLAAEKVLTNDVTANRWSDADLATYLREAKRQVGGSWFHVVQDPAGTWRVDRGAGAVRYDATSKTLARLTGITPLEIDHDDEGHALPPGVVSGIMSDCSGGQTPWGTVITAEENVQDFHGDMEVFWTSEQKLVLGAGADPGGPITFDTRPSPTSLFGMSPDARSRHAKDLYGYLVEIDPGKASDEYEGKTAAGVGHKKLGAMGRARWENTSFVVDADWKLLPNEPIVLYAGDDRRSGRVYKFVSKNVYDPGMTRAETRALLDEGKVYAAHFAGLDNTTGVTMLATGEAPTEAQPGIGQWIELGTASTAIAPNAAALGEPGKTVGEALSDLDYNGLGGFASDDDVRRALFTASAKVGIMELNRPEDVEYNPRDPSGTPRIYVSFTNHGHKTQLDQAGRLIDPAVHEQASVKRPDMIGNLFALQDSNAKSPGASATFVFFRAWAGTNATGPYDASNPDNILIDHEGGVWFGTDGNFATNQRADAVYFLDLDRAHAAGASGVASPTFGKAFRIVALPSDAEATGPTLAADMRTLFVSVQHPGEHVQSVWPHGTR, from the coding sequence ATGAGACAAAAAACGGGCCACTGGGAGCAACGGCATTTCCAGGCGCTCGGTACGGCCGGCGCTCTGATTGCGGTCGCATTCGTCGCGTGCCAGGGCGACGGCGAGGGTCCGGACCGGACCGCGGCGACGGCGAGAGTCCTCGACGGGCGGCCGCTTTCGAGCGTCGTCGGATTCACATTCGCGGACAATCTCGGCACGGGGGCGGCGGATCTCGGGCAATACGTCCGGACGCGCGTCGATCAGGTCGCGCGAGGCACGCTGCCGAAAGGCGTGGAGTTCCCGCTTCCGAATACGTCGACGGACAACGTGCGGGCGATCGCGGGGCTCTCGCCGAACATTGTGGTGTCGTGGTTCGATCCGCTGACGTTCGATCGGAGCCCCGCGGCGCCGCGGTTCGGGACGAACAACGATTACATCGCGTTTTTCGGGGATCGATGGAACGACGTGCCTGGAGATGCGCCGCAATGGCACGGCAGCGGCACGTCGGCGTGGATGTGGGTGAACCACGAGTCGATCTCGAATGAGGCTCCGACATGGACAACGGCGCCGACGGGCCAGCACCTCACGCTCGCGAAGTACCTCGCGGCGGAGAAGGTGCTGACGAACGACGTGACGGCAAACCGATGGTCAGACGCGGATCTCGCGACGTACCTGCGGGAGGCCAAGCGCCAGGTCGGCGGTTCGTGGTTTCACGTGGTGCAGGATCCGGCGGGGACATGGCGCGTCGATCGCGGCGCCGGGGCCGTTCGATACGACGCGACGAGCAAGACGCTCGCGCGCCTTACGGGGATCACGCCGCTCGAAATCGATCACGACGACGAGGGCCACGCGCTCCCGCCCGGCGTCGTGAGCGGCATCATGTCCGATTGCTCGGGCGGTCAGACGCCGTGGGGCACGGTGATCACGGCGGAGGAAAACGTGCAGGACTTCCATGGGGACATGGAGGTGTTCTGGACGAGCGAGCAAAAGCTCGTCCTCGGCGCAGGCGCGGATCCGGGCGGGCCAATCACGTTCGATACGAGGCCGAGTCCTACGAGCTTGTTCGGGATGTCGCCGGATGCGAGATCACGCCACGCGAAGGATCTGTACGGCTACCTCGTGGAGATCGATCCGGGCAAAGCGTCCGACGAATACGAGGGAAAAACCGCGGCGGGCGTGGGGCACAAGAAGCTCGGCGCGATGGGCCGCGCGCGGTGGGAGAACACGTCGTTCGTGGTCGACGCGGACTGGAAGCTCCTGCCCAACGAGCCCATCGTCCTCTACGCGGGGGACGATCGGCGGAGCGGCCGCGTGTACAAGTTCGTCTCGAAAAACGTATACGATCCCGGCATGACGCGGGCCGAGACGCGCGCGCTGCTCGACGAAGGGAAGGTCTACGCCGCGCATTTCGCCGGCCTCGACAACACGACGGGCGTGACGATGCTCGCGACGGGCGAGGCGCCGACGGAGGCGCAGCCGGGGATCGGGCAATGGATCGAGCTCGGCACGGCGAGCACGGCCATCGCCCCGAACGCGGCCGCGCTCGGCGAGCCGGGCAAGACCGTGGGCGAAGCGCTCTCCGACCTGGACTACAACGGGCTCGGCGGCTTTGCGAGCGACGACGACGTGCGCCGCGCGCTGTTCACGGCGAGCGCGAAGGTCGGGATCATGGAGCTGAACCGGCCCGAGGACGTCGAGTACAACCCGCGGGATCCGAGCGGCACGCCGAGGATCTACGTGTCGTTCACGAACCACGGGCACAAGACGCAGCTCGATCAGGCGGGCAGGCTGATCGATCCAGCGGTGCACGAGCAGGCGTCGGTGAAGCGTCCCGACATGATCGGCAATCTGTTCGCGTTGCAGGATTCGAATGCGAAGAGCCCCGGGGCGTCGGCGACGTTCGTATTCTTCCGCGCCTGGGCCGGTACGAATGCGACGGGGCCGTACGATGCATCGAACCCCGACAACATTCTGATCGATCACGAGGGCGGCGTGTGGTTCGGCACGGATGGGAACTTCGCGACGAACCAGCGCGCCGATGCGGTGTACTTCCTCGACCTCGATCGCGCGCACGCTGCAGGCGCGTCGGGCGTCGCGTCGCCGACGTTCGGCAAGGCGTTCCGCATCGTGGCGCTGCCGAGCGATGCGGAGGCCACGGGGCCGACGCTCGCTGCGGACATGCGCACGCTCTTCGTGAGCGTGCAGCACCCGGGCGAGCACGTGCAGAGCGTGTGGCCCCACGGGACGCGGTGA
- a CDS encoding class I SAM-dependent methyltransferase, whose amino-acid sequence MSHERPSLTAKKIARFLILIDAVPRFAGLLPADAATTAEAILRASGAVGRRHIDMMRAPWTQRFYEIAEAWTARGQLVWFGLRKRWMSDAVEEAIAAGATQLLVVGAGFDPLATIIARRHPKVTCVEIDAPATAAPKQEGVRGAGFERTNLHLCAADLSKRSLGEVLRETPWRSDAQSVVVAEGLLMYLDVKDVKAFFRAVHEHTGAGSRVAFSYVDGDDAGRPHLGTLDWLIRTSLRLAGERMRWGIRPERLRGFAEEAGLFVVEQVDGEALRKEYLAPIGLPEEPVAAYEYLALMERG is encoded by the coding sequence ATGTCCCACGAGCGCCCGAGCCTGACGGCCAAGAAGATTGCACGGTTCCTGATCCTGATCGACGCCGTGCCCCGATTCGCCGGCCTTTTGCCTGCAGATGCGGCAACCACGGCGGAGGCCATCCTGCGCGCCTCCGGGGCCGTCGGGCGGCGACACATCGACATGATGCGCGCGCCGTGGACACAACGATTCTACGAGATCGCGGAGGCATGGACGGCCCGCGGGCAGCTCGTCTGGTTCGGGCTGCGAAAGCGGTGGATGTCGGATGCCGTGGAGGAGGCGATCGCAGCGGGAGCGACGCAGCTTCTGGTGGTGGGCGCAGGGTTCGATCCGCTGGCCACGATCATCGCGCGGCGTCATCCGAAGGTGACGTGCGTGGAGATCGACGCGCCGGCGACGGCAGCGCCGAAGCAAGAAGGGGTGCGCGGCGCGGGGTTTGAACGGACGAACCTGCATCTCTGCGCGGCGGATCTGTCGAAGCGATCCCTCGGCGAGGTGTTACGCGAGACGCCGTGGCGGAGCGACGCGCAAAGCGTGGTCGTGGCCGAGGGGCTGCTCATGTATCTGGACGTGAAGGACGTGAAGGCGTTTTTCCGGGCAGTCCACGAGCACACGGGGGCCGGGAGCCGCGTGGCCTTCTCGTACGTGGATGGAGACGACGCCGGGCGGCCACATCTCGGGACGCTGGATTGGCTGATCCGCACGTCGCTGCGATTGGCCGGAGAGCGAATGCGGTGGGGAATCCGGCCCGAACGGCTGCGGGGATTCGCGGAGGAAGCGGGGCTTTTCGTGGTCGAGCAGGTGGACGGGGAGGCGTTGCGGAAGGAGTATCTCGCGCCCATCGGTTTGCCCGAGGAGCCGGTGGCGGCGTATGAATATCTGGCATTGATGGAGCGGGGATGA